The Salvelinus namaycush isolate Seneca chromosome 28, SaNama_1.0, whole genome shotgun sequence genome contains a region encoding:
- the col10a1a gene encoding collagen, type X, alpha 1a, producing MEVRVLSILLLLVALTAVHGSGSYIVKKVMKVSPQYQPYSVKSHVVSVAGEPGTPGEPGPEGPPGPPGPAGERAVGQPGPEGPAGPPGPAGYSAPGKSGSPGGPGKPGVPGAAGEKGKVGAAGLQGPRGMPGPAGSPGPAGISSSGIPGPHGLPGAMGPRGETGLKGHPGVPGSSGAKGDRGVGILGAQGETGAVGPMGPAGQPGAVGVGKPGKPGFPGEAGKSGSPGRDGAAGPIGLPGAKGHTGVPGVGQPGKSGDNGAPGMPGSSGPKGHQGSTGATGAPGIPGYGKPGANGQKGERGVVGSTGTTGQKGEPGAYGFTGATGATGPMGPASPQGARGFQGDTGEMGPKGDTGAMGPQGPKGYKGDQGAQGFQGKQGYTGATGPTGASGATGAPGNKGDTGHTGSTGASGVPGPAGPKGFPGRNGEAGEAGAAGAPGTRGPVGPAGSAGTPGLKGHPGLPGPAGQAAKGIVGPQGPPGLPGSDGQDGGQGPAGPPGPPGPPGEVIFEKSIGMGEVMVPTLVKAPMSAFSVSLASPYPPSGEPIKFDNEVYNAENHYDTTTGKFTCQVPGVYYFSYTIHVNGAHALVALYKNVTPVMFSYDEYNKGFLDQMSGSTVLMLDVNDTVYLQIPDDEANGIFAAENVHCSFSGFLIAST from the exons ATGGAAGTAAGAGTATTGAgcatcctcctcctcctggtgGCCTTGACAGCTGTTCATGGTAGTGGTTCATATATAGTGAAGAAAGTAATGAAGGTCTCCCCCCAATACCAGCCCTACTCTGTGAAGAGCCACG TGGTGTCAGTGGCAGGAGAGCCCGGTACCCCAGGTGAGCCCGGCCCAGAGGGCCCACCTGGCCCACCTGGCCCCGCAGGGGAAAGAGCTGTGGGACAGCCCGGACCAGAGGGCCCTGCCGGACCACCAGGACCTGCTGGCTACTCCGCACCTGGCAAATCTGGCTCCCCGGGTGGTCCTGGTAAGCCTGGTGTTCCTGGTGCAGCTGGCGAGAAAGGAAAGGTGGGGGCAGCTGGACTTCAGGGTCCCAGGGGCATGCCTGGACCTGCTGGAAGCCCCGGACCTGCTGGGATCTCTTCCAGCGGCATACCTGGACCTCACGGTCTGCCCGGAGCAATGGGACCAAGGGGGGAAACAGGTCTTAAGGGACATCCAGGTGTGCCTGGTTCGTCAGGAGCTAAAGGGGACAGAGGAGTGGGTATCCTAGGGGCACAAGGTGAGACAGGGGCTGTGGGACCTATGGGACCAGCTGGGCAGCCTGGAGCAGTCGGTGTTGGAAAGCCAGGCAAGCCAGGATTCCCAGGTGAGGCAGGAAAGTCAGGTAGCCCAGGTAGGGATGGGGCTGCTGGTCCCATTGGATTGCCAGGTGCTAAGGGCCACACTGGGGTTCCTGGTGTAGGTCAGCCTGGAAAATCAGGTGATAATGGGGCTCCAGGTATGCCTGGTTCATCTGGTCCTAAAGGTCATCAGGGATCAACTGGAGCAACTGGTGCTCCTGGTATCCCAGGATATGGAAAGCCAGGAGCAAATGGACAGAAAGGTGAAAGGGGAGTTGTAGGAAGCACAGGTACAACAGGTCAGAAGGGTGAGCCAGGAGCATATGGATTCACTGGAGCTACTGGTGCTACTGGGCCCATGGGTCCTGCCAGTCCTCAGGGTGCAAGAGGCTTCCAGGGAGATACTGGGGAAATGGGTCCCAAAGGTGACACAGGTGCAATGGGACCCCAGGGACCAAAGGGATATAAGGGAGATCAGGGAGCACAAGGTTTCCAGGGCAAGCAAGGTTATACTGGGGCAACAGGGCCAACTGGTGCCAGTGGAGCCACTGGAGCTCCAGGTAACAAAGGTGACACTGGCCACACAGGTTCAACTGGTGCTTCAGGTGTCCCAGGACCTGCCGGGCCCAAAGGTTTCCCAGGGCGCAATGGTGAGGCAGGTGAGGCTGGAGCTGCCGGTGCCCCAGGTACCAGAGGCCCGGTTGGACCTGCTGGTTCCGCAGGTACACCTGGCCTTAAAGGACACCCAGGTCTCCCTGGCCCAGCTGGACAGGCCGCTAAGGGAATCGTTGGCCCTCAGGGTCCCCCTGGGCTCCCTGGTAGTGATGGTCAGGATGGTGGCCAAGGCCCTGCTGGACCTCCCGGCCCACCTGGTCCTCCCGGCGAGGTGATTTTCGAGAAGAGCATAGGCATGGGTGAGGTCATGGTGCCTACTCTTGTCAAGGCCCCAATGTCTGCTTTCTCTGTGTCCCTGGCTAGTCCTTATCCTCCATCTGGGGAACCCATTAAGTTTGACAACGAGGTGTACAATGCAGAGAATCACTATGACACTACCACTGGGAAGTTCACTTGCCAGGTCCCTGGAGTCTACTACTTCTCATACACCATTCACGTGAATGGGGCTCATGCTCTGGTGGCTCTGTACAAGAACGTCACGCCGGTCATGTTCAGCTATGATGAGTACAACAAGGGCTTCCTGGACCAGATGTCCGGTAGCACTGTCCTTATGCTCGATGTGAATGATACAGTCTACCTTCAGATTCCCGATGATGAGGCCAATGGCATCTTTGCCGCTGAGAACGTCCACTGCTCTTTCTCTGGGTTCCTTATCGCTTCAACGTGA